From Toxorhynchites rutilus septentrionalis strain SRP chromosome 2, ASM2978413v1, whole genome shotgun sequence, a single genomic window includes:
- the LOC129764821 gene encoding beclin 1-associated autophagy-related key regulator isoform X2: protein MRFSEKRHRQKNLMAAIGTLESKIEPLIMRRKLNCQLREEIKQTSERISYVRCLMAEKRDNLSRLQALKKELHESNRLLRMKLPRCDVKVKTMGGYVSAKLEESERRRAQLTELQEKLKQLKRDSVEKLVKYIFPISRAISNKSSLSSSDGETKNTIIEISEASRTAYVRGKWILQDSFGEVQHIIVAPTLPGNGNYSMYHDWGIMRAASDANFNGKSGDDAIKLVGSRNPAHIIAAALTYTTQLVQIISFYLDVRTPYKLSYSDFCTTALSETQFNRKVARLNANILYLCYTQGCRLGEARPTQTLKNILRLLNPSQSDLGRFGPTDRNFCLNELAESVLTQHLGGGGDDSDSDDELNIRQEWESIPSNLPQASETNAMLLAGPGSGGGYIAYGNTYHYHQPQHQVTTTSLVTSAVASVTSFWKGWTGK from the exons ATGCG ATTCTCCGAGAAACGTCATCGCCAAAAGAATCTCATGGCCGCAATTGGCACACTGGAGAGCAAAATCGAACCGCTTATAATGCGCCGGAAGCTCAACTGCCAGCTGCGGGAGGAGATAAAGCAAACTTCGGAACGGATTTCctatgttcggtgtttgatggCCGAAAAGCGGGACAACCTAAGCCGTTTGCAGGCGCTCAAAAAGGAGCTGCACGAGTCGAATCGACTCCTGCGGATGAAGCTGCCCCGCTGCGATGTTAAGGTGAAAACGATGGGCGGATATGTGAGTGCGAAGCTGGAGGAAAGTGAAAGGCGACGAGCTCAGCTGACGGAGTTGCAGGAAAAGCTGAAACAACTCAAGCGGGATAGTGTCGAGAAGTTGGTTAAATATATCTTTCCGATTTCACGCGCCATCAGCAACAAAAGTAGCTTATCGAGTAGCGACGGGGAGACCAAGAATACGATAATCGAAATATCGGAAGCAAGCAGGACGGCCTACGTGCGGGGGAAATGGATTCTCCAGGATAGTTTCGGCGAGGTTCAGCACATCATTGTGGCTCCCACGTTGCCGGGTAATGGTAATTACTCCATGTACCATGACTGGGGCATTATGAGGGCTGCTTCGGATGCCAATTTCAATGGGAAGAGTGGCGACGACGCAATTAAGTTGGTGGGAAGCCGGAATCCTGCGCATATAATTGCAGCTGCTTTGACCTACACTACTCAGCTAGTTCAGATCATTTCATTCTATCTGGATGTTCGCACACCTTACAAGTTATCGTACAGTGACTTCTGTACAACTGCTCTCTCCGAAACACAGTTCAATAGGAAGGTTGCACGCCTGAATGCAAATATTTTGTACCTGTGTTACACACAAGGCTGTCGCCTGGGCGAAGCGCGGCCGACACAAACCCTCAAAAATATCCTGCGGTTGTTAAATCCGTCGCAGTCTGATCTTGGTCGGTTTGGACCAACGGACAGAAATTTTTGTCTGAACGAATTGGCAGAGTCCGTCTTGACGCAGCATTTGGGAGGAGGAGGAGACGATTCAGACTCGGATG ATGAACTAAACATTCGCCAGGAGTGGGAATCCATTCCCAGCAATCTCCCGCAAGCATCGGAAACCAACGCAATGCTACTGGCTGGGCCGGGTAGCGGCGGGGGTTACATTGCCTACGGCAATACCTATCATTACCATCAACCACAGCACCAGGTCACCACGACCAGTCTGGTGACAAGTGCGGTCGCCTCGGTGACTTCGTTCTGGAAGGGCTGGACCGGAAAATAA
- the LOC129764821 gene encoding beclin 1-associated autophagy-related key regulator isoform X1 yields MAISLSLEDGAPENFRTSILNDEYGLHLSVCTVQCPLCRNQKLHFHCERCVRNGEFMHSTHHIMERFSEKRHRQKNLMAAIGTLESKIEPLIMRRKLNCQLREEIKQTSERISYVRCLMAEKRDNLSRLQALKKELHESNRLLRMKLPRCDVKVKTMGGYVSAKLEESERRRAQLTELQEKLKQLKRDSVEKLVKYIFPISRAISNKSSLSSSDGETKNTIIEISEASRTAYVRGKWILQDSFGEVQHIIVAPTLPGNGNYSMYHDWGIMRAASDANFNGKSGDDAIKLVGSRNPAHIIAAALTYTTQLVQIISFYLDVRTPYKLSYSDFCTTALSETQFNRKVARLNANILYLCYTQGCRLGEARPTQTLKNILRLLNPSQSDLGRFGPTDRNFCLNELAESVLTQHLGGGGDDSDSDDELNIRQEWESIPSNLPQASETNAMLLAGPGSGGGYIAYGNTYHYHQPQHQVTTTSLVTSAVASVTSFWKGWTGK; encoded by the exons ATGGCCATCAGTCTTAGTTTGGAGGATGGTGCCCCGGAGAACTTCAGGACATCGATTTTAAACGATGAGTACGGTTTGCACCTGAGCGTTTGTACCGTTCAGTGTCCACTATGCAGAAACCAGAAGCTTCACTTCCATTGCGAAAGATGCGTTCGCAATGGAGAATTTATGCACTCGACGCACCATATCATGGAGAG ATTCTCCGAGAAACGTCATCGCCAAAAGAATCTCATGGCCGCAATTGGCACACTGGAGAGCAAAATCGAACCGCTTATAATGCGCCGGAAGCTCAACTGCCAGCTGCGGGAGGAGATAAAGCAAACTTCGGAACGGATTTCctatgttcggtgtttgatggCCGAAAAGCGGGACAACCTAAGCCGTTTGCAGGCGCTCAAAAAGGAGCTGCACGAGTCGAATCGACTCCTGCGGATGAAGCTGCCCCGCTGCGATGTTAAGGTGAAAACGATGGGCGGATATGTGAGTGCGAAGCTGGAGGAAAGTGAAAGGCGACGAGCTCAGCTGACGGAGTTGCAGGAAAAGCTGAAACAACTCAAGCGGGATAGTGTCGAGAAGTTGGTTAAATATATCTTTCCGATTTCACGCGCCATCAGCAACAAAAGTAGCTTATCGAGTAGCGACGGGGAGACCAAGAATACGATAATCGAAATATCGGAAGCAAGCAGGACGGCCTACGTGCGGGGGAAATGGATTCTCCAGGATAGTTTCGGCGAGGTTCAGCACATCATTGTGGCTCCCACGTTGCCGGGTAATGGTAATTACTCCATGTACCATGACTGGGGCATTATGAGGGCTGCTTCGGATGCCAATTTCAATGGGAAGAGTGGCGACGACGCAATTAAGTTGGTGGGAAGCCGGAATCCTGCGCATATAATTGCAGCTGCTTTGACCTACACTACTCAGCTAGTTCAGATCATTTCATTCTATCTGGATGTTCGCACACCTTACAAGTTATCGTACAGTGACTTCTGTACAACTGCTCTCTCCGAAACACAGTTCAATAGGAAGGTTGCACGCCTGAATGCAAATATTTTGTACCTGTGTTACACACAAGGCTGTCGCCTGGGCGAAGCGCGGCCGACACAAACCCTCAAAAATATCCTGCGGTTGTTAAATCCGTCGCAGTCTGATCTTGGTCGGTTTGGACCAACGGACAGAAATTTTTGTCTGAACGAATTGGCAGAGTCCGTCTTGACGCAGCATTTGGGAGGAGGAGGAGACGATTCAGACTCGGATG ATGAACTAAACATTCGCCAGGAGTGGGAATCCATTCCCAGCAATCTCCCGCAAGCATCGGAAACCAACGCAATGCTACTGGCTGGGCCGGGTAGCGGCGGGGGTTACATTGCCTACGGCAATACCTATCATTACCATCAACCACAGCACCAGGTCACCACGACCAGTCTGGTGACAAGTGCGGTCGCCTCGGTGACTTCGTTCTGGAAGGGCTGGACCGGAAAATAA